The following coding sequences lie in one Zingiber officinale cultivar Zhangliang chromosome 2B, Zo_v1.1, whole genome shotgun sequence genomic window:
- the LOC122047147 gene encoding lon protease homolog 2, peroxisomal-like isoform X2, with amino-acid sequence MEETVELPSRLAILPFWNKVLLPGAVIRIRCTSPSSVKLVEHELWQKEKKGLIGVLPVKDSEGAAVGSLLSSGIGSDSWEQGRKGEPNATGGFHKQDAKKPRELTHWHSRGVAARALHLSREVEKPSGRVTYIVVLEGLSRFNVQELSARGKYYVANINGLDLSSAELEQAEQDPDFISLSRQFKATAMELISLLEQSIRVAEKITQKVEGQLSKSQREFLLKQQMRAIKEELGDNDDCEDDVAAVERKMQNAGMPPNIWKLAQRELRRLKKMQPQQPGYNSSCVYLELLADLPWRKVSEEPELDLKAAKVSLDRDHYGLLKVKQRIIEYLAVRKLKPDAQGPVLCFVGPPGVGKTSLASSIASALSKKFIRISLGGVKDEADIRGHRRTYIGSMPGRLIDGLKRVAVRNPVMLLDEIDKTGSDVRGDPASALLEVLDPEQNKTFNDHYLNVPFDLSKVTFVATANRVQPIPPPLLDRMEVIELLGYTPEEKLKIALKHLIPRVLEQHGLSSQFLQIPEGIVKLIIQRYTREAGVRNLERNLAALARAAAVKVAEKDFMVHLGKDNHPKTSLMNTRLVDTAEVEMEVIPLSVDSQGISNSFSSASVMIIDEAMLEKVLGPPRFDEKETADRVATPGIVVGLVWTTFGGDVQFIEATAMAGKGDLHLTGQLGDVIKESAHIALTWVRARAADLNLSTAGDHIGLLEKQDIHIHFPAGAVPKDGPSAGITLVTALVSLFSQRKVRADTAMTGEMTLKGLVLPVGGIKDKVLAANRYGIKRVILPERNSKDLAEVPSAILAGMEMLLVKRIEDVLEHAFEGASPSKPTSKL; translated from the exons ATGGAAGAGACGGTGGAGCTCCCGAGTAGGCTGGCGATCCTTCCCTTCTGGAATAAGGTCCTCTTGCCCGGCGCCGTCATTCGAATCCGCTGCACTTCGCCCAGTAG TGTTAAGCTGGTGGAGCACGAACTATGGCAGAAGGAAAAGAAGGGATTGATTGGCGTGCTTCCAGTTAAGGACAGTGAAGGTGCTGCTGTAGGTTCGTTGTTATCTTCAG GTATCGGGAGTGATTCTTGGGAACAGGGCCGTAAGGGAGAACCAAATGCAACTGGAGGTTTTCACAAGCAGGATGCAAAGAAGCCAAGGGAACTTACTCACTGGCATAGCAG GGGAGTAGCTGCTAGAGCACTGCACCTCTCTAGAGAAGTTGAAAAACCGAGTGGGAGAGTCACCTATATTGTTGTTCTCGAAGGCCTGAGCAGATTTAATGTTCAGGAACTCAGTGCAAGAGGAAAATATTATGTTGCAAATATCAACGGTCTGGATTTGTCTAGTGCTG AGTTGGAGCAAGCAGAACAAGATCCAGATTTCATTTCATTATCTCGCCAATTTAAAGCTACAGCTATGGAGCTCATTTCTCTTCTTGAGCAG TCAATTCGTGTGGCAGAAAAGATAACTCAAAAGGTCGAGGGTCAGTTATCTAAGTCACAGAGAGAATTTCTTCTCAAGCAGCAG ATGAGGGCTATAAAGGAAGAACTTGGTGATAATGATGATTGCGAGGATGATGTAGCTGCCGTGGAAAGGAAGATGCAAAATGCAGGAATGCCTCCTAATATATGGAAGCTTGCTCAAAGGGAACTGAG aCGCCTAAAAAAGATGCAACCTCAGCAGCCTGGATATAACAGTTCATGTGTATATTTGGAGCTTCTTGCTGATCTTCCTTGGCGAAAAGTTAGTGAAGAACCTGAACTTGATCTTAAGGCTGCCAAAGTGAGTCTTGACCGTGACCACTATGGGTTGCTTAAAGTTAAGCAACGTATCATTGAATATCTAGCTGTTAGAAAG CTTAAACCAGATGCACAAGGTCCTGTGCTTTGTTTCGTTGGTCCTCCTGGAGTTGGAAAGACATCATTGGCATCATCAATTGCAAGTGCCCTGAGTAAAAAATTTATACGGATATCTCTGGGTGGTGTGAAGGATGAAGCTGATATCAGAGGTCATCGAAGGACATATATTGGAAGCATGCCGGGACGACTTATTGATGGATTGAAG AGAGTGGCTGTTCGCAATCCAGTTATGTTGCTTGATGAAATTGATAAGACGGGTTCTGATGTCCGGGGGGATCCAGCATCAGCATTGTTGGAAGTTCTTGATCCAGAACAAAATAAAACCTTCAATGATCA TTATTTGAATGTTCCTTTTGATCTATCAAAGGTAACTTTTGTTGCAACTGCAAATAGAGTTCAACCTATTCCTCCTCCACTCTTAGACCGAATGGAAGTCATTGAGCTTCTTGGCTATACACCTGAAGAAAAACTAAAGATAGCTCTCAAGCATCTTATACCACGAGTCTTAGAGCAGCATGGACTAAGCTCTCAGTTCCTTCAAATTCCTGAG GGCATTGTGAAACTAATTATTCAGAGATATACTAGAGAAGCCGGTGTTCGTAATCTTGAAAGGAACTTAGCTGCTCTGGCTCGTGCAGCTGCTGTCAAGGTTGCTGAAAAAGACTTCATGGTTCACCTTGGCAAAGACAATCACCCAAAGACTTCTTTGATGAACACCAGGCTTGTTGATACTGCTGAAGTTGAAATGGAAGTCATTCCTTTGAGTGTCGACAGTCAGGGAATATCAAATTCTTTCTCAAGTGCCTCAGTTATGATCATAGATGAGGCTATGCTTGAAAAAGTGCTTGGG CCTCCTAGATTCGACGAGAAAGAAACTGCTGACCGTGTTGCTACTCCAGGAATAGTCGTCGGTCTTGTCTGGACAACCTTTGGTGGTGACGTTCAGTTTATTGAAGCCACAGCAATGGCGGGGAAGGGTGATTTGCATTTAACAGGACAACTTGGAGATGTTATTAAAGAATCAGCACATATAGCTCTTACATGG GTGAGAGCAAGGGCCGCAGATCTCAATCTGTCAACTGCTGGTGATCATATCGGTTTGCTTGAGAAGCAAGATATTCATATTCATTTTCCCGCTGGTGCTGTGCCGAAGGATGGACCATCTGCGGGAATTACTTTAGTAACAGCCTTAGTATCACTATTCAGCCAAAGGAAAGTTAGAGCAGACACTGCAATGACCGGAGAGATGACCCTCAAAGGCCTTGTATTACCCGTCGGCGGTATCAAGGATAAG GTACTGGCCGCGAATCGGTATGGTATCAAACGAGTAATATTGCCTGAACGAAACTCAAAGGATTTGGCTGAAGTCCCATCAGCCATTCTTGCCGGCATGGAG ATGCTGCTTGTGAAGCGCATCGAGGATGTGCTAGAGCATGCATTCGAAGGCGCAAGCCCATCGAAACCGACGTCGAAGTTATAG
- the LOC122047147 gene encoding lon protease homolog 2, peroxisomal-like isoform X3, translated as MQLEVFTSRMQRSQGNLLTGIAELEQAEQDPDFISLSRQFKATAMELISLLEQKQKLEGKKRFLLDTIPVYRLADILVASFEISFEEQLSMLDSVNLKVRLSKAIELVDQHIQSIRVAEKITQKVEGQLSKSQREFLLKQQMRAIKEELGDNDDCEDDVAAVERKMQNAGMPPNIWKLAQRELRRLKKMQPQQPGYNSSCVYLELLADLPWRKVSEEPELDLKAAKVSLDRDHYGLLKVKQRIIEYLAVRKLKPDAQGPVLCFVGPPGVGKTSLASSIASALSKKFIRISLGGVKDEADIRGHRRTYIGSMPGRLIDGLKRVAVRNPVMLLDEIDKTGSDVRGDPASALLEVLDPEQNKTFNDHYLNVPFDLSKVTFVATANRVQPIPPPLLDRMEVIELLGYTPEEKLKIALKHLIPRVLEQHGLSSQFLQIPEGIVKLIIQRYTREAGVRNLERNLAALARAAAVKVAEKDFMVHLGKDNHPKTSLMNTRLVDTAEVEMEVIPLSVDSQGISNSFSSASVMIIDEAMLEKVLGPPRFDEKETADRVATPGIVVGLVWTTFGGDVQFIEATAMAGKGDLHLTGQLGDVIKESAHIALTWVRARAADLNLSTAGDHIGLLEKQDIHIHFPAGAVPKDGPSAGITLVTALVSLFSQRKVRADTAMTGEMTLKGLVLPVGGIKDKVLAANRYGIKRVILPERNSKDLAEVPSAILAGMEMLLVKRIEDVLEHAFEGASPSKPTSKL; from the exons ATGCAACTGGAGGTTTTCACAAGCAGGATGCAAAGAAGCCAAGGGAACTTACTCACTGGCATAGCAG AGTTGGAGCAAGCAGAACAAGATCCAGATTTCATTTCATTATCTCGCCAATTTAAAGCTACAGCTATGGAGCTCATTTCTCTTCTTGAGCAG AAGCAGAAACTTGAGGGTAAGAAAAGATTTCTCCTTGATACAATTCCTGTGTATAGGCTAGCAGACATATTAGTTGCTAGCTTTGAAATAAGTTTTGAGGAGCAATTATCAATGCTTGATTCTGTTAATTTAAAAGTGCGACTCTCTAAGGCAATTGAACTGGTGGACCAGCATATACAG TCAATTCGTGTGGCAGAAAAGATAACTCAAAAGGTCGAGGGTCAGTTATCTAAGTCACAGAGAGAATTTCTTCTCAAGCAGCAG ATGAGGGCTATAAAGGAAGAACTTGGTGATAATGATGATTGCGAGGATGATGTAGCTGCCGTGGAAAGGAAGATGCAAAATGCAGGAATGCCTCCTAATATATGGAAGCTTGCTCAAAGGGAACTGAG aCGCCTAAAAAAGATGCAACCTCAGCAGCCTGGATATAACAGTTCATGTGTATATTTGGAGCTTCTTGCTGATCTTCCTTGGCGAAAAGTTAGTGAAGAACCTGAACTTGATCTTAAGGCTGCCAAAGTGAGTCTTGACCGTGACCACTATGGGTTGCTTAAAGTTAAGCAACGTATCATTGAATATCTAGCTGTTAGAAAG CTTAAACCAGATGCACAAGGTCCTGTGCTTTGTTTCGTTGGTCCTCCTGGAGTTGGAAAGACATCATTGGCATCATCAATTGCAAGTGCCCTGAGTAAAAAATTTATACGGATATCTCTGGGTGGTGTGAAGGATGAAGCTGATATCAGAGGTCATCGAAGGACATATATTGGAAGCATGCCGGGACGACTTATTGATGGATTGAAG AGAGTGGCTGTTCGCAATCCAGTTATGTTGCTTGATGAAATTGATAAGACGGGTTCTGATGTCCGGGGGGATCCAGCATCAGCATTGTTGGAAGTTCTTGATCCAGAACAAAATAAAACCTTCAATGATCA TTATTTGAATGTTCCTTTTGATCTATCAAAGGTAACTTTTGTTGCAACTGCAAATAGAGTTCAACCTATTCCTCCTCCACTCTTAGACCGAATGGAAGTCATTGAGCTTCTTGGCTATACACCTGAAGAAAAACTAAAGATAGCTCTCAAGCATCTTATACCACGAGTCTTAGAGCAGCATGGACTAAGCTCTCAGTTCCTTCAAATTCCTGAG GGCATTGTGAAACTAATTATTCAGAGATATACTAGAGAAGCCGGTGTTCGTAATCTTGAAAGGAACTTAGCTGCTCTGGCTCGTGCAGCTGCTGTCAAGGTTGCTGAAAAAGACTTCATGGTTCACCTTGGCAAAGACAATCACCCAAAGACTTCTTTGATGAACACCAGGCTTGTTGATACTGCTGAAGTTGAAATGGAAGTCATTCCTTTGAGTGTCGACAGTCAGGGAATATCAAATTCTTTCTCAAGTGCCTCAGTTATGATCATAGATGAGGCTATGCTTGAAAAAGTGCTTGGG CCTCCTAGATTCGACGAGAAAGAAACTGCTGACCGTGTTGCTACTCCAGGAATAGTCGTCGGTCTTGTCTGGACAACCTTTGGTGGTGACGTTCAGTTTATTGAAGCCACAGCAATGGCGGGGAAGGGTGATTTGCATTTAACAGGACAACTTGGAGATGTTATTAAAGAATCAGCACATATAGCTCTTACATGG GTGAGAGCAAGGGCCGCAGATCTCAATCTGTCAACTGCTGGTGATCATATCGGTTTGCTTGAGAAGCAAGATATTCATATTCATTTTCCCGCTGGTGCTGTGCCGAAGGATGGACCATCTGCGGGAATTACTTTAGTAACAGCCTTAGTATCACTATTCAGCCAAAGGAAAGTTAGAGCAGACACTGCAATGACCGGAGAGATGACCCTCAAAGGCCTTGTATTACCCGTCGGCGGTATCAAGGATAAG GTACTGGCCGCGAATCGGTATGGTATCAAACGAGTAATATTGCCTGAACGAAACTCAAAGGATTTGGCTGAAGTCCCATCAGCCATTCTTGCCGGCATGGAG ATGCTGCTTGTGAAGCGCATCGAGGATGTGCTAGAGCATGCATTCGAAGGCGCAAGCCCATCGAAACCGACGTCGAAGTTATAG
- the LOC122047150 gene encoding protein STAY-GREEN, chloroplastic-like, producing MGFSAAMLLQPVQLKQQQQQQQRSFSSLFDFSKQRRGRRRSVVPVARLFGPAIFESSKLKVLFLGTEEEKHPGKLPRAYTLTHSDITAKITLAISDTINRAQLQGWYNRLQRDEVVAEWRKVRGKMSLHVHCHISGGHVLLDLIAGLRCYIFRKELPVVLKAFVHGDGALFDSYPELEEATVWVYFHSNLLEFNRIECWGPLWEAASMGPPEGQQEEAGGAPAERPRRCEADCKCCFPPQSLIPWKHDLLEEYRGACSGGRLQQ from the exons ATGGGATTCTCAGCCGCCATGTTGCTGCAGCCTGTGCAACTGAAGCagcaacagcagcagcagcagcggaGTTTTTCTTCTCTGTTCGACTTCAGCAagcagagaagaggaagaagacgatCCGTTGTTCCG GTTGCGAGGCTGTTTGGGCCGGCAATCTTCGAGTCGTCGAAGCTGAAGGTGCTGTTCTTGGGAACAGAGGAGGAGAAGCACCCGGGGAAGCTGCCCAGGGCCTACACGCTCACCCACAGCGACATCACCGCCAAGATCACGCTCGCCATCTCCGACACCATCAATCGGGCTCAG TTGCAGGGGTGGTACAACAGGCTGCAGAGGGACGAGGTGGTGGCGGAGTGGCGGAAGGTGCGCGGGAAGATGTCGCTGCACGTGCACTGCCACATCAGCGGCGGCCACGTGCTGCTGGACCTCATCGCCGGCCTCCGCTGCTACATCTTCCGCAAGGAGCTGCCGGTGGTGCTGAAGGCGTTCGTCCACGGCGACGGCGCGCTGTTCGACAGCTACCCGGAGCTGGAGGAGGCCACCGTGTGGGTCTACTTCCACTCCAACCTCTTGGAGTTCAACCGCATCGAGTGCTGGGGCCCGCTCTGGGAGGCCGCGTCGATGGGTCCCCCAGAGGGTCAGCAGGAGGAGGCGGGAGGAGCGCCGGCGGAGAGGCCGCGGCGGTGCGAGGCGGATTGCAAGTGCTGCTTCCCGCCGCAGAGCTTGATCCCGTGGAAGCACGACTTGCTGGAAGAGTACCGGGGAGCCTGCTCCGGCGGCCGACTGCAGCAGTAA
- the LOC122047149 gene encoding NDR1/HIN1-like protein 1 — translation MSEKSNRAPRGGRLLILSLLLFLFLAGLTALILYLVYRPSTPRFSVVAAAIYDLSNASSSSSPATALSTSMQFTLVIRNPSRRAAAFYDHLSAYVAYRGQPVTPPEPLPPVFQDPQSTVAVSPVLGGGSVPVSPDAAAGLAADQAYGIVGLRLLVVGRVRYKSGPFRGRWNGVYVRCDVLVGFKKGLAGPVPLLGEPDCDVDV, via the coding sequence ATGAGCGAGAAGAGCAATCGTGCCCCCCGAGGCGGCCGCCTCCTGATCCTCTCCCTCCTCCTGTTCCTCTTCCTCGCCGGCCTCACCGCCCTCATCCTCTACCTCGTGTACCGGCCCTCCACCCCCCGCTTCTCCGTGGTCGCCGCCGCCATCTACGACCTCTCCAACGCCTCCTCCTCGTCCTCCCCGGCCACCGCGCTCTCCACCAGCATGCAGTTCACTCTGGTCATCCGCAACCCCAGCCGGCGCGCCGCCGCCTTCTACGACCACCTCTCCGCCTACGTCGCCTACCGCGGCCAGCCCGTCACCCCTCCGGAGCCGCTCCCGCCCGTCTTCCAGGATCCCCAGAGCACGGTGGCGGTGTCCCCGGTGCTGGGCGGCGGGTCGGTGCCCGTGTCCCCGGACGCGGCGGCGGGGCTGGCCGCCGACCAGGCCTACGGCATCGTGGGGCTCCGGCTCTTGGTAGTGGGCCGGGTCAGGTACAAGTCCGGCCCGTTTAGAGGCCGCTGGAACGGCGTCTACGTCCGCTGCGACGTGCTCGTCGGCTTCAAGAAGGGTCTCGCCGGTCCGGTTCCGCTGCTCGGCGAACCGGACTGCGACGTCGACGTCTGA
- the LOC122047148 gene encoding uncharacterized protein LOC122047148 — MRPLLSRITAGLAAAALSAFPYPSPPNILFFVAEVAAHSALHLSKPPSLPPHLLSAPRRRLYHVVPMKPPSSSPPPPLTFSSPESLSDWIRPHLPVDPVASWGAVPGTKSLSNLWLEINHGETSLELKPNSQDDARGEKDGTFTVLRVVNVTIVRIRNSRGEVLVESHQLLSDGTVRHRSRPLSEKMMPGEAVEEAAHRAVREELGKDVVRILPGSYQMRVEERASASYPGLPARYILHSVDAEVEGLPEVGEFSSEENGEGVEAVEKAVFVRRHFWKWVDVDGIIQQS; from the coding sequence ATGCGCCCTCTACTTTCTCGCATCACCGCAGGTCTCGCCGCCGCCGCCCTCTCCGCCTTCCCCTATCCCTCCCCTCCTAATATCCTCTTCTTTGTCGCAGAGGTCGCCGCCCACTCGGCCCTACACCTTTCTAAACCCCCCTCCCTTCCCCCTCATCTTCTTTCCGCGCCTCGCCGTCGCCTCTACCACGTGGTTCCCATGAAACCGCCCTCCTCCTCCCCGCCGCCGCCGCTCACCTTCTCGTCTCCCGAGTCTCTCTCCGATTGGATTCGGCCTCACCTCCCCGTCGACCCTGTCGCCTCGTGGGGCGCGGTTCCTGGCACCAAATCTCTCAGCAATCTGTGGCTCGAGATCAACCATGGCGAGACGAGTCTCGAACTGAAACCAAATTCCCAGGATGATGCGAGAGGCGAAAAAGATGGAACCTTTACCGTCCTCCGAGTTGTTAACGTGACTATCGTCAGGATCCGCAATTCTAGAGGCGAAGTCCTTGTCGAATCCCACCAGCTTCTCTCTGATGGCACTGTGCGACACAGGTCCCGCCCCCTTTCCGAGAAGATGATGCCCGGGGAGGCTGTGGAGGAAGCTGCCCATCGTGCAGTTCGTGAGGAATTGGGGAAAGATGTGGTAAGGATTTTACCTGGCTCGTATCAAATGAGGGTGGAGGAAAGGGCTTCCGCCTCTTACCCAGGCCTCCCTGCAAGGTACATTTTGCATTCAGTTGATGCCGAAGTGGAAGGATTACCGGAGGTGGGAGAGTTCTCTTCGGAAGAGAATGGAGAGGGTGTTGAGGCAGTGGAGAAGGCAGTTTTTGTTAGGAGGCACTTCTGGAAATGGGTTGATGTTGATGGCATCATACAGCAGTCCTAG
- the LOC122047147 gene encoding lon protease homolog 2, peroxisomal-like isoform X1: MEETVELPSRLAILPFWNKVLLPGAVIRIRCTSPSSVKLVEHELWQKEKKGLIGVLPVKDSEGAAVGSLLSSGIGSDSWEQGRKGEPNATGGFHKQDAKKPRELTHWHSRGVAARALHLSREVEKPSGRVTYIVVLEGLSRFNVQELSARGKYYVANINGLDLSSAELEQAEQDPDFISLSRQFKATAMELISLLEQKQKLEGKKRFLLDTIPVYRLADILVASFEISFEEQLSMLDSVNLKVRLSKAIELVDQHIQSIRVAEKITQKVEGQLSKSQREFLLKQQMRAIKEELGDNDDCEDDVAAVERKMQNAGMPPNIWKLAQRELRRLKKMQPQQPGYNSSCVYLELLADLPWRKVSEEPELDLKAAKVSLDRDHYGLLKVKQRIIEYLAVRKLKPDAQGPVLCFVGPPGVGKTSLASSIASALSKKFIRISLGGVKDEADIRGHRRTYIGSMPGRLIDGLKRVAVRNPVMLLDEIDKTGSDVRGDPASALLEVLDPEQNKTFNDHYLNVPFDLSKVTFVATANRVQPIPPPLLDRMEVIELLGYTPEEKLKIALKHLIPRVLEQHGLSSQFLQIPEGIVKLIIQRYTREAGVRNLERNLAALARAAAVKVAEKDFMVHLGKDNHPKTSLMNTRLVDTAEVEMEVIPLSVDSQGISNSFSSASVMIIDEAMLEKVLGPPRFDEKETADRVATPGIVVGLVWTTFGGDVQFIEATAMAGKGDLHLTGQLGDVIKESAHIALTWVRARAADLNLSTAGDHIGLLEKQDIHIHFPAGAVPKDGPSAGITLVTALVSLFSQRKVRADTAMTGEMTLKGLVLPVGGIKDKVLAANRYGIKRVILPERNSKDLAEVPSAILAGMEMLLVKRIEDVLEHAFEGASPSKPTSKL, translated from the exons ATGGAAGAGACGGTGGAGCTCCCGAGTAGGCTGGCGATCCTTCCCTTCTGGAATAAGGTCCTCTTGCCCGGCGCCGTCATTCGAATCCGCTGCACTTCGCCCAGTAG TGTTAAGCTGGTGGAGCACGAACTATGGCAGAAGGAAAAGAAGGGATTGATTGGCGTGCTTCCAGTTAAGGACAGTGAAGGTGCTGCTGTAGGTTCGTTGTTATCTTCAG GTATCGGGAGTGATTCTTGGGAACAGGGCCGTAAGGGAGAACCAAATGCAACTGGAGGTTTTCACAAGCAGGATGCAAAGAAGCCAAGGGAACTTACTCACTGGCATAGCAG GGGAGTAGCTGCTAGAGCACTGCACCTCTCTAGAGAAGTTGAAAAACCGAGTGGGAGAGTCACCTATATTGTTGTTCTCGAAGGCCTGAGCAGATTTAATGTTCAGGAACTCAGTGCAAGAGGAAAATATTATGTTGCAAATATCAACGGTCTGGATTTGTCTAGTGCTG AGTTGGAGCAAGCAGAACAAGATCCAGATTTCATTTCATTATCTCGCCAATTTAAAGCTACAGCTATGGAGCTCATTTCTCTTCTTGAGCAG AAGCAGAAACTTGAGGGTAAGAAAAGATTTCTCCTTGATACAATTCCTGTGTATAGGCTAGCAGACATATTAGTTGCTAGCTTTGAAATAAGTTTTGAGGAGCAATTATCAATGCTTGATTCTGTTAATTTAAAAGTGCGACTCTCTAAGGCAATTGAACTGGTGGACCAGCATATACAG TCAATTCGTGTGGCAGAAAAGATAACTCAAAAGGTCGAGGGTCAGTTATCTAAGTCACAGAGAGAATTTCTTCTCAAGCAGCAG ATGAGGGCTATAAAGGAAGAACTTGGTGATAATGATGATTGCGAGGATGATGTAGCTGCCGTGGAAAGGAAGATGCAAAATGCAGGAATGCCTCCTAATATATGGAAGCTTGCTCAAAGGGAACTGAG aCGCCTAAAAAAGATGCAACCTCAGCAGCCTGGATATAACAGTTCATGTGTATATTTGGAGCTTCTTGCTGATCTTCCTTGGCGAAAAGTTAGTGAAGAACCTGAACTTGATCTTAAGGCTGCCAAAGTGAGTCTTGACCGTGACCACTATGGGTTGCTTAAAGTTAAGCAACGTATCATTGAATATCTAGCTGTTAGAAAG CTTAAACCAGATGCACAAGGTCCTGTGCTTTGTTTCGTTGGTCCTCCTGGAGTTGGAAAGACATCATTGGCATCATCAATTGCAAGTGCCCTGAGTAAAAAATTTATACGGATATCTCTGGGTGGTGTGAAGGATGAAGCTGATATCAGAGGTCATCGAAGGACATATATTGGAAGCATGCCGGGACGACTTATTGATGGATTGAAG AGAGTGGCTGTTCGCAATCCAGTTATGTTGCTTGATGAAATTGATAAGACGGGTTCTGATGTCCGGGGGGATCCAGCATCAGCATTGTTGGAAGTTCTTGATCCAGAACAAAATAAAACCTTCAATGATCA TTATTTGAATGTTCCTTTTGATCTATCAAAGGTAACTTTTGTTGCAACTGCAAATAGAGTTCAACCTATTCCTCCTCCACTCTTAGACCGAATGGAAGTCATTGAGCTTCTTGGCTATACACCTGAAGAAAAACTAAAGATAGCTCTCAAGCATCTTATACCACGAGTCTTAGAGCAGCATGGACTAAGCTCTCAGTTCCTTCAAATTCCTGAG GGCATTGTGAAACTAATTATTCAGAGATATACTAGAGAAGCCGGTGTTCGTAATCTTGAAAGGAACTTAGCTGCTCTGGCTCGTGCAGCTGCTGTCAAGGTTGCTGAAAAAGACTTCATGGTTCACCTTGGCAAAGACAATCACCCAAAGACTTCTTTGATGAACACCAGGCTTGTTGATACTGCTGAAGTTGAAATGGAAGTCATTCCTTTGAGTGTCGACAGTCAGGGAATATCAAATTCTTTCTCAAGTGCCTCAGTTATGATCATAGATGAGGCTATGCTTGAAAAAGTGCTTGGG CCTCCTAGATTCGACGAGAAAGAAACTGCTGACCGTGTTGCTACTCCAGGAATAGTCGTCGGTCTTGTCTGGACAACCTTTGGTGGTGACGTTCAGTTTATTGAAGCCACAGCAATGGCGGGGAAGGGTGATTTGCATTTAACAGGACAACTTGGAGATGTTATTAAAGAATCAGCACATATAGCTCTTACATGG GTGAGAGCAAGGGCCGCAGATCTCAATCTGTCAACTGCTGGTGATCATATCGGTTTGCTTGAGAAGCAAGATATTCATATTCATTTTCCCGCTGGTGCTGTGCCGAAGGATGGACCATCTGCGGGAATTACTTTAGTAACAGCCTTAGTATCACTATTCAGCCAAAGGAAAGTTAGAGCAGACACTGCAATGACCGGAGAGATGACCCTCAAAGGCCTTGTATTACCCGTCGGCGGTATCAAGGATAAG GTACTGGCCGCGAATCGGTATGGTATCAAACGAGTAATATTGCCTGAACGAAACTCAAAGGATTTGGCTGAAGTCCCATCAGCCATTCTTGCCGGCATGGAG ATGCTGCTTGTGAAGCGCATCGAGGATGTGCTAGAGCATGCATTCGAAGGCGCAAGCCCATCGAAACCGACGTCGAAGTTATAG